GCAGAGGAGCGACTGTTCGGCGCTACCGAGGACCCGCGAGAGAGAGTCTGGTAGCGAGTCGGGAGACAgtagcgacagtagcgacagGGACGGTGCATGGGTGAGTGGTGAGGCAGTCGAGGACTGCGGTGACCGGACAGAGGCCGGCAGAGAAGCGACTGTTCGGCGCTACCGAGGACCCGCGAGAGAGAGTCTGgtagcgacagtagcgacagtagcgacagGGACGGTGCTGCGGCGCGGAGTGGGTGAGTGGTGAGACAGTCGAGGACTGCGGTGACCGGACAGAGGCCGGCAGAGAAGCGACTGTTCGGCGCTACCGAGGACCCGCGAGAGAGAGTCTGGTAGCGAGTCGGGAGACAgtagcgacagtagcgacagGGACGGTGCTTGGGTGAGTGGTGAGGCAGTCGAGGACTGCGGTGACCGGACAGAGGCCGGCAGAGGAGCGACTGTTCGGCGCTACCGAGGACCCGCGAGAGAGAGTCTGGTAGCGAGTCGGGAGACAgtagcgacagtagcgacagGGACGGTGCATGGGTGAGTGGTGAGGCAGTCGAGGACTGCGGTGACCGGACAGAGGCCGGCAGAGGAGCGACTGTTCGGCGCTACCGAGGACCCGCGAGAGAGAGTCTGGTAGCGAGTCGGGAGACAgtagcgacagtagcgacagGGACGGTGCATGGGTGAGTGGTGAGGCAGTCGAGGACTGCGGTGACCGGACAGAGGCCGGCAGAGGAGCGACTGTTCGGCGCTACCGAGGACCCGCGAGAGAGAGTCTGGTAGCGAGTCGGGAGACAgtagcgacagtagcgacagGGACGGTGCATGGGTGAGTGGTGAGGCAGTCGAGGACTGCGGTGACCGGACAGAGGCCGGCAGAGGAGCGACTGTTCGGCGCTACCGAGGACCCGCGAGAGAGAGTCTGGTAGCGAGTCGGGAGACAgtagcgacagtagcgacagGGACGGTGCATGGGTGAGTGGTGAGGCAGTCGAGGACTGCGGTGAGCGGACAGAGGCCGGCAGAGGAGCCAGGCTCCAGTGTGCAGGCTGATGTGTGACTGATCGGCGTCAGACTGATTTTACAGACAGATATTTATCAGAGAGTGTTCTCGATTAAATTTAAGGTGTAAATATTAATctcaaataaaactgtataaaaaatcaatttggctatcctttacgaacactAATTTTCTACCCACATCATTAGAAACAATATGAATTTGGCACCTACTTCTTGTACTTTTATACTAAGGAACCAATAAAGTAAACTTCTGctacattacaattttttatttttttactataccattatataaatgtttatttagaatcttttaaaaaatttaatatcttgcgaaatatttttagcttttttattTATCGCATATGTTGTTTCTCCTATTGTGGCTGGTTCTTCATATACTGTTTCTGTTTCTTATATAAGTATTAGGTTCCATTTTGACTTGTTCTATTGTAGTTAATGGTAGTAATGAGTTTATTAATTCCGTATATGTTTCCTatatttaacatgtttatttttcgtttatttttataCTATTTATCATCTCTGTTAGCCTTAGTTTTCCTCTTATTATTTGTCTGGTAAGTTAAGACTGTATTATTTACTTCTTGTTTCATACATTTCATGTTTATATTGATTCTCTAGACACTTAAATCTTTACATTATTGTTTAGACCTGCAAACACAACATAttctttattgtttatttttatttgaaagttataaatataaatttttttttctcttattcgTTTGGTCACCGccggattttttttcttatatttatttttgaatttgggTTTTATTTGTGAACACGTAGTTATAATTCCATCTTGTAATTCTTGTTTGTTGTGTTCTGTATTTGCACCTGTGACTCGTAGGGGTTTGTATTGAAGTGTTCACGCTTGACCAAGCATCCGCGTGTTCTCCGGTGGGAAGTACTCGCGCCCCTCCCAGATGAGGGTCGATTGGGGATCGACTTGCAGTTCTGCCTAATCCAGAGATCTGCTTGCTCGACCGAACAGGCTTGacaaacatgtcccctccaccccGCTCCCCGGAGGGCCTGGAGCTAGGCTGTGACATCTGCCAGTGCTCCCGGAGTCTAGCCGGAGGACCTAGAGCAAGGCTGTGACATCTGCCAGTGCTCCCGGAGTCTAGCCGGAGGACCTAGAGCAAGGCTGTGACATCTGCCAGTGCTCCCGGAGTCTAGCCGGAGGGCCTGGATCTAGGCTGTGACATCTGCCAGTGCTCCCGGAGTCTAGCTGGAGGGCCTGGATCTAGGCTGTGACATCTGCCAGTGCTCCCGGAGTCTAGCCGGAGGGCCTGGAGCTAGGCTGTGACATCTGCCAGTGCTCCCGGAGTCTAGCCGGAGGACCTAGAGCAAGGCTGTGACATCTGCCAGTGCTCCCGGAGTCTAGCCGGAGGACCTAGAGCAAGGCTGTGACATCTGCCAGTGCTCCCGGAGTCTAGGCGGAGGACCTAGAGCAAGGCTGTGACATCTGCCAGTGCTCCCGGAGTCTAGCCGGAGGGCCTGGAGCTAGGCTGTGACATCTGCCAGTGCTCCCGGAGTCTAGCCGGAGGGCCTAGAGCAAGGCTGTGACATCTGCCAGTGCTCCCGGAGTCTAGCCGGAGGGCCTGTAGCTAGGCTGTGACATCTGCCAGTGCTCCCGGAGTCTAGCCGGAGGACCTGGAGCTAGGCTGTTACATCTGCCAGTGCTCCCGGAGTCTAGCCGGAGGATCTGGTGCTAGGCTGTGACATCTGACAGTGCTCCCGGAGTCTAGGCGGAGGACCTAGAGCAAGGCTGTGACATCTGCCAGTGCTCCCGGAGTCTAGCCGGAGGATCTGGTGCTAGGCTGTGACATCTGACAGTGCTCCCGGAGTCTAGGCGGAGGACCTAGAGCAAGGCTGTGACATCTGCCAGTGCTCCCGGAGTCTAGCCGGAGGGCCTGGAGCTAGGCTATGACATCTGCCAGTGCTCCCGGAGTCTAGCCGGAGGGCCTAGAGCAAGGCTGTGACATCTGCCAGTGCTCCCGGAGTCTAGCCGGAGGGCCTGTAGCTAGGCTGTGACATCTGCCAGTGCTCCCGGAGTCTAGCCGGAGGACCTGGAGCTAGGCTGTGACATCTGCCAGTGCTCCCGGAGTCTAGCCGGAGGGCCTGGAGCTAGGCTGTGACATCTGCCAGTGCTCCCGGAGTCTAGCCGGAGGGCCTGGAGCTAGGTTGTGACATCTGCAAGTGCTCCCGGAGTCTAGCCGGAGGGCCTGGAGCTAGGTTGTGACATCTGCCAGTGCTCCCGGAGTCTAGCCGGAGGACCTGGAGCTAAGCTGTGACATCTGCCAGTGCTCCCGGAGTCTAGCCGGAGGGCCTGGAGCTAGGCTGTGACATCTGCCAGTGCTCCCGGAGTCTAGCCGGAGGAGCACCGCTCCGGACTCCAGACATCAGGTCCGGGCGACAAAGAGATCCCCAGCCACTGCAGGACAGTCTACACTGGCGTTCTCAGCTGCAAGCAGCCAGCGTCCCTGCCTGCCAATCCGCTGTCCGGAGGCAGTATTACAGTCACAGGGGTTTCGCCCCCTTttctttggtaacccagcgctcttagcgaaagccctaccgccctggggcccccacgggcgtggatgcggatacgccgcatacgcaaccaggaggaGCGTTAgtgcttttggctatgcaaagggactgaggctacccatctcagtttatgcaccacctccggccccccactccactcagctaaccagaaagttggatgctcccttagccctccggagttgtcatcacttctggcgcctaccccagtctcccgctctcacactgggactcctcaatcacccagcgaacccgcggtccggtggaggcctacccaacctctcccagctgaccaggctggtaaccggagcagtTCTCGTCGCTCAGCACGCCGGTACATCAGAGGGTTAGGGAACCCTaatgcctgcccctaaagcactcggggcaccactcccaagtacgagtccttcccaacaagaatttggggccttagaggaaacctcagcgggacaccattcaaacatggtggattctccccgcactacgaccaacttttggtctcgttgGCAGACTGTTCGCTTGTAGCTAGACCAGACCATCacacttcagagtgcagccacgaggtgtcctcgtcgcctcggaaaaccctccgacccgccgtacctcggcccggcgggtttacagccggttaaggcccggatgcgactgcactcgtcgggcgacgaccgccgtcagccccagctggaaaatggcaactacagtgcccaggcAGGAGCTGTCCGGAGACAACAGGAAAACACAATGTCCAGTCCCAATCCGAGCTGCTGACTAAGAGTCTCGCCGAATCAGGAATTCTGACCGCCGGGCTGAGCTAAGCTCGATGATGCCGACATATTTAAAGGATCctcagaaaaatatatatttttttccaagagCACTCTGCATTCTCTGtgatttgtaaaatttaatttataagaaccatacacagattaaaaaataataatttacattaaatctttttgtaacaaaaaaaattctgtgcgtGAAGTCCACTAgctacagaagtgaaacttcttgcttactaTATTATAAGGTACGGGAAACACAAATCTCTTTGCCTGAggtcacagataaaaaaatatatgtaagtatgccagcgctaaattatgctattgcgcaagtatgcgagtgtgaaattatgaaaatattcaaGTGTAAAGTATGGAGGTGTGCAAGTATActgtgtcatttctacctctcccctgccgtctcctccataaccggttcccccaccacgtacctaactactcccctcatgcgatcggaattttcgtaacgctcgaaaatcgtagccccctcagcaaagaagattcactccaaaaaaataattggcaTTAAATGTTTCTGTAGCAAAAAAAGTTAGTAAGTCGTCAAAAACGATTGTGGAAACTTTTGACGCTCGTACATTGACAAGAGCGTCTGACGATTCACTGAAGAATAAACGTAGCAGACAGGCATAAGCGAACTGAACAGTTCACGTCACTGTCTGGTCAcgtggtcagatcactcgcctcccacaAAGGAGATCCGGGTTCTATTCCCGCCGAACCAATGGATTTTCCACAAGCGGGAAACTTGGCGAACGTTGTTcttattcacccccccccccccctcaacaaacCTTTCTTCGTCTCTGATGACCTGTACATCAACGAGACGTGAACCTCAGTCCATTTCGCCTTAGCGAGCCAGTCAAGAGTAAGCTTTGCTCCAAACGAGCATAACATAACTGTACCGTGTGcgatgtaatttttaaaaaaaaaattggttgtctgtaaagtcggtttacggacgatagtttaacgtgataacaaaactttgatgaaatgattgcatactttatgaataaaattgaataatttttattttagtaataaaagaataaatacttgaaattatactagtaatcagatttttaaaatgcaagaataattattaacctttattgccgaaattgttgtaataagcaatgaaaaccacattaacttttcaattcactttattatatatatatatatataaacagtcgagtggaagagatagatgcggcgcaagcgtacaatgagcgtaacgggacacagcgtaacggaacaatgttcgtaacgggacactttttcgtgcgtgcagccggcgttcatcgatttattagacgttgtcacgtcaaaatctcaCAATATTCGTTgtatcactgtaaaaaaaaaaaacacatgcttAAGATTTGTTGTTCAACTTAACGTAAAGCTGATTGGTTTAATTAGTAAAAAGTTTGTGAATGTTTGATATTCACTTATTCGTACGTTCGAAATACAAATCGGTTTTTAATGGAACATCACTTTTACGCAATTATTTTTCAGGTAACGTGTAGTGTGTAGCTTGgagcaaaaaataattaaaagtataccagtttttatttattttttagatttgtCTTTAGACCAACCAATTTATTCTTAAacggaaaacttttaaaaacctaACGGCGtatgtgaaataaaaattcaatgtAATTCTGCTGTGTAAATAAATCAcgctaaaatcaaaataaaaagctACACCTTATTGCGGACAATATTTCGAATTTCTTCGCAGATTTATGCAAATTCTAGGCGCGAGACTTGCGCATATTCATGTGGtatcaaagtagacttgaaaGGTTGTGAACATCTGCTTTGCGGGTATGGTGGGCCAGTAGTCATCCAGTTCTTTTGACACGTCCTGTGTGACTCCAAGCCAGTACCAAAAAGCCAAAGGACTCGAGTGTGCATTACGAAAGTTCAGTCTAGCCTGCTGCGAAGATACTGATTACGCTAAGAATCTTGGTTCCAACTAGTTAAGATATTTTTCTGTGTCCCTTTGCCaagctaaataaaaaatacttacttATTTTCTCACCACACtttaaagaaatttaaagaattgtttgtataaaaaattactctgaccTTTAATTTCAGTTTGCAAACACTTCCAATTTGTAAAGACTGATTTTGAATTTCTCAAAATGTTACAATAATTGTGCATTCTTTTTTAATTAGtggtaagttatttttaattagatttaGTACATGGGTATGATGCATTTAAACTTCCTTCAGAAAACGTCCTGCATTATGATCCAGTCGGTACTGATTTAATCTCGCAGCTGTATAGTTCTGCCAAATGAGTGGTCAATTCTGTGTTAACGTTTCCACCATGCTTTGATAAGTTCATGGTAATCGTGCAGCAGAAAAACCTAAACCTTCAAGTTGCATTTGACAGGAATCTTCGATTATTTTCATATctactttaaaactaaattatttaatcACCAACCCACCCCATTTGTTTTGAATCCCCCAACCCCCTCTGCACAGTATGAATAAATATaaccaaaacattaaaaaatttatatttaaacaattttatatgtTTAATCCCTTTCCTCAGGGCACATATGTGACAACTAGTTACCCAGTTTTCTTTAGCAATAGTTTGCATTTGTTACTACGGGAGCTCAGGTAAAAAGCTGaaattacacaatttaaaaagACATTTAAAGCATTAGCATGGTAAAGTTttattcaaaagtaatttttgaaatatttggaGTCGATCAAATTAAAAGTTGTGCGCATAGACAATTTCTAAaatatggaaatattttttaacattttttttaaatagttctaATATCGTGATAATTTAATTCTGAGGGTGGGAATAAATTTCTTCTTGGTTCTTCAGTTTCATAGTTGTGGGTTTGCTCGTCTTTGAGTGTCTGAAAGGCCAATCTGTGAATGCAGTCCTCTTCTCGTTCAGTATATGCGCCGGGGATAGCATTCTCCTCTGTACAGGAAGTAGTATTCTGAAACAAAGAAAATAAGGGATTGACTTTTGAAAAGCAGTGATTAGCGAACTGATCAGTGGTGGTGACCTTCCTTCGCTGGTTTTCCTGGTTCGACTCCAGGCGCGACAGTGTTTTCTCACTCGGGAATTCATTTGCGTGTTTCCGTTTCCTTACCCAGTGTTCATTCTGTCGCATTTCCGACCAACTAATATCACACAAATCGACGACAATAGCTGGAGGATATTAAAGTTTGAatgttttcgtctgtgctgtcgtcgttgtgttgaccataatacctgtttaggttcatcgttggctGTATTTATTTGAAGTCAGCTGATTTAGGTTTGTTTTCTGTagggttttgttttcattttatttcttaatttgcatttatgaatttttccaatgaaaaacagcgcaaaactgcaatggcttatgtccaagaaattgtataaaatcaaaattcTCTATTGCATGAATAAATTAAGGAACATAATATGCACATGACTGAGACATGCAAAATTCCCGTTAGTTTACAGTACCAAGCTATATGTCAGAAACGATACGTGTGCCTGGTCAAAATATGATGTGTTCATGGTCTGGCTGGCACATTTTTACATTCTCTCAGGGTTCGCACATGTTTCGGccagatcatttttttttttatgtgttggcCATTCGCCTTTAGTTAGGGGCATGCAATTTTTCGCGAtgatatttcgagactagctgcgTGGCGAAGCAGTTGTTGCGTTGTTTTGTGTTTCGTCATTTGTTATGTTGGCGTACTGCACGGCCCGGCCAATTGGGGCAATGAGTTTATTCCCTTGCAGACAACCGCCAACTGCCAATCGCAGtgaagaaactgctggtgcgaGCATACATTTTTTTGGAGTCTTAACGGGCGTTCAGATGTTTTTCGGGGAAAATACATGCCCCTGCCtatagttaggggcaggcatttttcgcgaaaagatctgaacacttattagactgcaacaaggtatacccgcacctgtggtttcttccttgtgattggcggccgtctgcgagaaaagtcgttgccATATTTTATCCAGCCACTCAGAacacgtttacttccgcactgaatcactgtgattggtgttgttagaatcgatatgtacctgggataaactctcccaatcacgaaacacagacgacgctacagtgttttaactttcattcttttcgcgaaatctgcatgcccctacctattgACATATTCCTTACTCCTTATAATTCACACTGGTCGAAGAGTgcgatataaatttatgaactccTCCCAAAGAACTTTATTGTCATTAAAAGACGTGATGATGCGACAACAGACAGCACACTCGCtgtgggctcggggcgagcatgttgggacctgccactcactggcggatatgctcggtccggggctcggctcggagggaactgccatccgacggcgagccgagcatgctcggtctgacagaggccgcaCCAGCCCGTACACCGAGCCAAGTCGGCGAGCGTATCCGCTAGTGTATTAAGGGTATTCGGTCGCGAGGTACGAAGGGCTGGCCGGCGCCGGGTGTGTACTCACGGTTGTACGGGTTCTGGCAGTTGTGCAGCACGAGCGTGCAGTGGTTGGGGAAGGTCTCCCTGTAGCCCCAGGCGTTGACGGCGCACACGGGGTCGTAGTTGTACGGGCACACGAAGTCGCAGGGTCTGCGCCCCAGCGGCACAGCCTCCGGCGTGGCCAGGAAGGACGCAGCTGCAAACAACCAGCAACACGACTCTGTTtctcgcggcggccatcttgacgTTGCGTGTTgtgagggaagcctacgattcactcgtccttctggacatacccgaatactcacgttggcaagccttctttgaacagacgagagagccaaacgtccgatcgtgcatcttcggtttttttttttttgttcattgtaaataaatatacaactcatgataactaatggtcaattaggttaggttagctacattataaatactttaaaacattgtggacggttgatttggttaggatagctacattaaagatactgtgaaatcatgaaaacggtttcctagccctggatagctacatattaaaaagttatttgctaagcaaccatgaaatgattttacagtatttttaatgtagctatacttacctaatataaccaaccatcaacaatgttttgaagtatttataatgtagctaacctatcctattcgaccgcaaaatttaatgccacacgggtttatacaatgagatagaacgggaaaaaaagcgagcatgaacttcggggaacttcgggtttggctctctcgtctgtgaaaagaaggcttgccaacgcgagtattcgggtatgtccagaaggacgagtgaattgTAGGCTTCCCATGTTGTGACGATcctcagcggcgacgccactccaaagcatgcgctagcggtcgaatgggacaGAGATAgctgctagttgtaacggccggaagggagaaatgacgcagcagcgatGCTACGGAACTCTCGttacgctgcttgtgtttgtctactccccAGTTTTagtaacggctgacgat
The DNA window shown above is from Bacillus rossius redtenbacheri isolate Brsri chromosome 2, Brsri_v3, whole genome shotgun sequence and carries:
- the LOC134529046 gene encoding vasotab-like, which produces MLGVTVLLLAASFLATPEAVPLGRRPCDFVCPYNYDPVCAVNAWGYRETFPNHCTLVLHNCQNPYNQYYFLYRGECYPRRIY